In one Oryza glaberrima chromosome 2, OglaRS2, whole genome shotgun sequence genomic region, the following are encoded:
- the LOC127762016 gene encoding uncharacterized protein LOC127762016 isoform X2: protein MWKTQPGGTSRDVRGGGSTARANAGTGYPTRSRTSGNPQFSAPTNGANQRAMASLRSPLRGGPDMPTSRRCSPRLSGTQQDEVAEVAHVGMLKRASNNASNSSTSRAPTRSSSTTTASSKDVAEEHSSGVGSTSSLSKKRKRMTAKSYRSLFKRSKKASSTVVVASDRAGKENTSNGNVAESNTGMLCEFGGLIGKDKKHSNDTKVSRSSISGLRETSQPRVGKSAGPLSEVHQHISIETCPQNKVAESRLEVEGRDRPTGHSRQNSISSLQSAPIPPIHYEEPESGHGDGEPLSIQKEVASSQFKVTASDEMEGNSNICVACGTPGDLKSCDGEGCKRSYHVSCLDHWLEYLSPGMWFCTVCTEKRLLFGIHSVADGIESLWNVKEGMQNGKQYLVKYKNLAHVHNRWVPEGVINDTPGGRDLLSLFNKRDHKEKTSWKKEWTEPHHLLRKRPLMPPKEADDFFCSSRANIEHCNVEWLVKWRDLGYEHATWELETACFLRTPQADELKRKYENRRKAAKQSSIPVETKVKHKTFQKLQRLPDKWPPGFDNDHLFSINQLLEFWCKSHGAVLVDDKEYVTKTILFTLTVLPDVCQPLLIVTTPASLSAWEIQFNHLAPFINVVVYDGQKDTLKLIQDLEFYDNRRCMMLQVLLSHPDAILEDIETIERIRWEAVIVDYYENSAFKYFEQLKKLSTDFRMVLLGSPIKDNVPEYMNLLAFLNSEDKGYSDYVNADDALVMSKARFTHHIAYERKTDSSKFLEYWVPSCISQPQLEMYCSILLSKSSVLRSEMETDSVGALHDIYLSLKKCCDHPYIVNEFLRSSLSNNSNVTENIDTVVHASGKLLVLDKMLNEIKKKSLRVILLFQSDRAGGNKMGNILEDLMHHRFGPESYERVEYRAVLSRKQAAIDKFNNKTNGRFVFLIENRACLPSIKLSSIDAIIIYGSDNNPLNDLKALQKIKIESQFERVSIFRLYTPFTVEEKSLVLARQGIVIDNNIQDLRTSLKHSLLRWGAAFLFSRLDEVQQDDHASKSSEMERHFIDEVIVEFLTKLSTTVEDSTEVHRKSISKANMSGELYSRNITLMGEKEGISVLEDNPAEFWLNLLDGRSPHVSCISEPLQSRVTKSQTMDEVNAPAEEINEARKKRRKVGEIMGSSSKVVSDKSNDDALPDICTTSGPALQPVDVMQQKSGSESLMSTPKNLHAQMKQELSKLIKVLQLPDNVTLLVEQFFEYLLNNHVVVQEPKYIFHALNIALCWRVASIHNFKVDHKESLALAEKRLKYECNEELARLVYDSLKRKFPKKAGATGSNCQSTSVEKTKPSQQETSNILRNDHIFPKQRMDLHDNFMNGALQEGSFVAAQMVSEEQELIAVPGTHMECHFSTDELPDIVEKRINLIDNVFSLREYRIFDKQQSQISELEKYTQNKTARLKTVCNLVLEHICRSHADVETRNDTIKQTVQWFTMLMYAFLEHMRLQHSKLESLQSNTWAEERQLKEKLCLEAKSGQLDHTFDQQIALPDSNFVMQEFIHLKEQSSNSHVSGSAVSDCQQLCHDRLKMVNTLVRNVVPSEPISAQTVRNGSVEVVMVAGQPAPEVVDFPENNTCYSPDGIGLQKAKSPSIRPSNDDSINQESSASEYTSTENVERDNANPSTLPGVATSPAIGIYANLESTMTVETSQQPPAEAKLTENLGVTAWDVQPEMQTTTSTLDSPSARMCPDDNNQTVHQPDTSTSPLQEGSTSCHLTSVDATAGVTAKVDDTAAADPLDSETQSYTAAHKPAALLVSTEVETQTDQSSMLERQSISVPLVQSSLSSQNPPAEAEPASTLSRETARDVQPERQQSASVLETSLQRMHPDDDSQTKHQLETVLSQRGETCGHLGDAREIVDANDSNTVCDVRAHLESPIFATPQSLVICQGLSEVGSQGNISNMSSQQSTDLSAQQNLAPSPLPPAEAERTGLLTTQPAQNFEPELQPSTSLFDSSLESNNISQTDCQSDRAVVFLQEGATTQQHLLDTGVVVDDIVAEEPSHSESPTYIIHETAALVVSTEVETQTCQSNIPIQQNTSHPAQQSPETSRHSIASPVGLEATQEFQPEMQPSTSGQDQSEELEQEGMSSSAIQDLQPEMQPPNSVQGQYPGAVLCIAAAEDLQPLMQSSTPVPNQLAEANQEGMLSAAAAQNLQCETQRLTSTQDAPFERTDLSGIPVPRSITTAHQSVVPSWDLQTGVEPTGALCMETTHERQSELPSGSMQERSAETRANLVQRSCTTETCDLQPQLEPSSTIQTVQLEGIRSEDMNQIGVQSNSALSSEQPTQPLPVAPLVFNYQRFSDEPLKNELERLKHTSNVLSKVHEQKRKQLLVEYNQEMEKLKQKYDSLLQKEDSFYAQKEAELDTIYRKVFINQSLAENFRRKFLPLSAAQGGSTRPTIGQLVQSSQEPSARIVAEQVTASPVTLSSAVRPQVLHSSGPYVQPSLVVQPSSQATQPESILPGNMYRAMSSSPFSSTPMPMPHGTYRAAGAQPRAPSPHLQQLRMPSPYATSHGNQHQRPSILASLLPFVLPSSSNPSLTAPPSLNTVVHRTSGPLNAGAGSQHAGSQISGVNPSGSSASASPNTWLTARLALTSEARGTVSSTEVVCLSDDES, encoded by the exons ATGTGGAAGACTCAGCCCGGAGGAACATCCAGAGATGTAAGGGGTGGAGGCAGTACGGCCAGGGCAAACGCAGGCACCGGGTACCCAACCCGTTCGCGTACTTCTGGAAATCCACAATTCTCTGCACCCACAAACGGCGCGAACCAGAGGGCTATGGCCTCTCTCCGCTCTCCTCTGCGTGGAGGGCCAGACATGCCGACCTCCAGGAGATGTTCCCCAAGGCTTTCCGGCACGCAACAAGACGAAGTAGCCGAGGTAGCACACGTCGGAATGTTAAAAAGGGCTAGTAACAATGCTTCAAATTCTTCAACATCAAGAGCTCCCACCAGATCTTCTAGCACCACCACCGCTAGTTCTAAGGATGTTGCAGAAGAGCATAGCAGCGGGGTTGGAAGCACTAGCAGTTTATCAAAGAAGCGGAAAAGAATGACCGCAAAATCCTACAGATCACTTTTCAAGCGATCCAAAAAAGCAAGCTCCACAG TTGTTGTTGCTTCTGACAGAGCGGGCAAGGAAAATACTTCCAATGGGAATGTGGCAGAGAGCAACACTGGTATGTTATGTGAATTTGGCGGATTGATTGGAAAAGACAAGAAGCACTCAAACGATACTAAAGTTTCCAGAAGTTCTATTTCTGGTTTACGTGAAACTTCTCAACCAAGAGTTGGCAAATCTGCCGGACCGCTTTCGGAG GTACATCAACATATATCTATCGAAACATGCCCACAAAACAAAGTTGCTGAGAGTAGACTTGAAGTTGAAGGTAGAGATCGGCCTACTGGGCATTCAAG GCAAAATTCTATATCGTCATTGCAAAGTGCCCCAATCCCTCCTATTCATTACGAGGAG CCCGAGAGTGGACATGGAGATGGTGAACCCCTTAGCATTCAAAAAGAAGTAGCTTCAAGTCAGTTCAAGGTGACCGCATCTGATGAAATGGAGGGCAATTCCAACATATGCGTTGCTTGTGGTACCCCAGGAGATCTTAA GTCCTGCGATGGAGAAGGCTGCAAAAGAAGCTACCATGTTTCTTGTCTGGATCATTGGCTGGAATATTTGTCTCCTGGTATGTGGTTCTGTACTGTCTGTACGGAAAAGAGGTTGCTGTTTGGAATACACTCTGTTGCTGATGGAATTGAGTCTCTGTGGAATGTCAAGGAGG GAATGCAGAATGGCAAGCAGTACCTTGTGAAGTATAAGAATCTGGCACATGTCCATAATCGCTGGGTTCCGGAAGGTGTTATCAATGACACCCCTGGAGGTCGTGATCTTCTGTCCTTGTTTAATAAGAGGGATCATAAAGAAAAG ACAAGTTGGAAGAAGGAATGGACTGAGCCACACCACCTGTTGAGGAAAAGGCCACTTATGCCCCCAAAAGAAgctgatgattttttttgttcaagtCGTGCTAACATTGAGCATTGTAATGTTGAATGGTTAGTGAAATGGAGGGATCTTGGCTATGAACATGCAACATGGGAACTGGAGACTGCATGCTTTTTGCGTACTCCTCAGGCTGATGAACTTAAAAGGAAGTATGAGAACCGCCGTAAAGCTGCTAAGCAATCATCTATTCCCGTAGAAACAAAG GTTAAGCATAAGACATTTCAGAAACTCCAGAGATTACCAGACAAGTGGCCTCCTGGTTTTGACAACGATCATTTGTTTTCTATCAATCAACTTCTTGAGTTCTGGTGCAAATCTCATGGTGCTGTCCTTGTTGATGATAAG GAATACGTAACAAAAACCATCTTGTTCACGTTGACTGTATTACCTGATGTCTGCCAACCTTTACTGATCGTCACGACTCCTGCTTCTCTTTCTGCATGGGAGATTCAGTTCAATCACTTGGCACCATTTATCAATGTTGTTGTGTATGATGGGCAGAAAGATACTCTCAAATTAATTCAAGACCTGGAGTTCTATGACAACAGACGCTGCATGATGTTACAAGTTCTCTTATCCCATCCTGATGCTATCCTAGAG GATATTGAAACTATAGAGCGCATTCGCTGGGAAGCTGTTATAGTTGATTATTATGAAAACTCTGCattcaaatattttgaacaaCTCAAGAAACTTTCTACTGATTTTAGAATGGTGCTTTTGGGTTCCCCAATCAAG GATAATGTTCCTGAGTACATGAACCTGCTAGCTTTTCTTAATTCAGAAGATAAAGGTTATAGTGACTATGTCAATGCTGATGATGCGCTTGTGATGTCAAAAGCAAGATTCACACATCATATTGCATATGAGCGTAAAACAGATTCTTCAAAATTTTTGGAGTACTGGGTTCCATCTTGCATTTCACAACCGCAGTTAGAGATGTACTGTTCCATATTGCTTTCAAAGTCATCCGTCCTCCGGTCAGAGATGGAAACTGATAGCGTTGGAGCTCTTCATGATATTTATCTGTCTCTCAAAAAG TGCTGCGATCACCCTTACATCGTTAATGAATTTCTGCGAAGCTCACTTAGCAACAATAGCAATGTAACTGAAAATATAGATACGGTGGTGCATGCAAGTGGCAAGCTACTGGTTCTCGACAAAATGCTTAACGAGATCaagaagaagagtttaagggTCATTCTTCTTTTCCAG TCTGATAGAGCAGGTGGAAACAAAATGGGAAATATTTTGGAAGATCTTATGCATCACAGATTTGGCCCAGAATCATATGAACGTGTTGAATATCGTGCAGTATTGTCAAGGAAACAGGCAGCAATTGATAAGTTCAACAACAAGACTAATGGTAGATTTGTCTTTCTGATTGAAAATCGTGCGTGCCTCCCAAGCATTAAGCTTTCATCTATTGATGCCATCATCATATATGGTTCTGACAACAACCCACTAAACGACTTGAAGGCTCTTCAAAAGATCAAGATAGAGTCACAATTTGAGCGTGTGAGCATTTTTCGCTTGTACACTCCTTTTACAGTTGAGGAGAAGAGTCTTGTTCTTGCGAGGCAGGGCATTGTTATTGATAACAACATACAAGATCTAAGGACTAGTTTAAAACATTCCTTACTCAGATGGGGTGCAGCATTTCTCTTCAGTAGACTTGATGAGGTCCAGCAAGATGACCATGCAAGTAAAAGTTCTGAAATGGAGAGACACTTTATCGATGAAGTAATCGTTGAGTTCTTAACAAAGTTATCCACAACTGTTGAAGACAGCACCGAAGTACACAGGAAGTCCATAAGCAAAGCTAATATGAGTGGGGAACTATATTCAAGAAATATTACTCTGATGGGTGAAAAGGAGGGAATCTCTGTGCTTGAGGATAATCCAGCTGAGTTCTGGTTAAATTTATTGGATGGAAGATCCCCTCATGTGAGCTGTATATCTGAGCCACTGCAATCAAGAGTTACAAAGTCCCAGACCATGGATGAGGTCAATGCTCCGGCTGAAGAAATCAATGAAGCCAGAAAGAAGCGTAGAAAGGTTGGTGAGAttatgggttcatcttcaaaagTTGTATCTGACAAAAGTAACGATGATGCATTGCCTGATATTTGTACTACATCTGGCCCTGCTCTTCAACCAGTTGATGTCATGCAGCAAAAATCAG GGTCGGAAAGCCTGATGAGTACACCCAAGAATCTTCATGCCCAAATGAAGCAAGAGTTGTCGAAATTAATTAAGGTGTTACAACTACCG GACAATGTTACGTTGCTGGTTGAGCAGTTCTTTGAATATCTTTTGAATAATCATGTAGTTGTTCAGGAGCCAAAATACATATTTCATGCGTTGAACATAGCTTTG TGTTGGCGAGTTGCCTCTATTCATAACTTTAAGGTGGATCATAAAGAGTCACTTGCCCTTGCTGAAAAAAGGTTAAAATACGAGTGCAATGAGGAGCTGGCAAGGTTGGTCTATGACAGCCTAAAGAGAAAATTTCCAAAGAAAGCAGGTGCAACTGGCAGCAATTGTCAATCAACATCAGTAGAAAAGACCAAACCTTCACAGCAGGAGACCTCTAATATCTTGAGAAATGACCACATTTTCCCTAAGCAGAGAATGGATCTTCATGATAATTTCATGAATGGTGCACTTCAAGAAGGCTCATTTGTTGCTGCACAAATGGTTTCAGAAGAGCAGGAACTAATAGCTGTTCCAGGAACTCACATGGAATGCCATTTTTCAACTGATGAACTTCCTGACATTGTGGAGAAAAGAATCAACTTAATTGACAATGTTTTCTCTTTAAGAGAATACCGTATCTTTGATAAACAACAGTCTCAGATTTCAGAGTTAGAGAaatacacacaaaataaaactGCCAGACTGAAAACAGTGTGCAATTTAGTTCTGGAACATATTTGTAGAAGTCACGCTGATGTAGAGACCCGAAATGACACAATAAAACAAACTGTTCAGTGGTTCACTATGCTGATGTATGCATTTCTGGAGCACATGAGACTCCAGCACAGCAAACTTGAGTCACTGCAATCTAATACATGGGCTGAAGAGCGACAGCTGAAGGAAAAACTTTGTCTGGAAGCAAAATCAGGCCAATTAGATCACACCTTTGATCAGCAGATTGCTCTACCAGATTCAAACTTTGTTATGCAAGAATTCATCCATTTGAAGGAACAAAGTAGCAATTCCCATGTCAGTGGAAGCGCTGTTTCAGATTGTCAGCAGCTTTGTCATGATAGATTGAAAATGGTAAATACACTGGTAAGGAATGTAGTTCCATCAGAACCCATTTCTGCACAGACAGTGAGAAATGGTTCTGTTGAAGTGGTCATGGTCGCTGGCCAACCAGCACCAGAAGTAGTTGATTTTCCAGAAAACAACACCTGCTATAGTCCTGATGGCATTGGCTTACAAAAAGCTAAATCACCGAGTATTAGGCCTTCAAATGATGATTCAATTAATCAG GAATCTTCGGCCAGTGAATATACAAGTACTGAGAATGTTGAGAGGGACAATGCCAATCCTAGTACATTGCCGGGAGTTGCAACTTCTCCTGCCATTGGAATTTATGCCAACTTGGAGTCAACAATG ACTGTTGAGACTTCACAGCAGCCACCTGCAGAAGCAAAACTGACTGAAAATTTGGGAGTAACAGCTTGGGATGTGCAACCTGAAATGCAAACAACGACCTCAACATTGGATTCTCCATCTGCAAGGATGTGCCCAGATGATAATAATCAAACAGTTCATCAACCAGATACATCAACTAGCCCATTGCAGGAAGGTTCTACTTCCTGTCATTTAACCTCAGTTGATGCTACTGCTGGAGTTACAGCAAAAGTTGATGACACTGCTGCCGCAGATCCACTTGACTCAGAGACACAATCTTATACTGCTGCACACAAACCAGCTGCCTTGCTGGTGTCTACGGAAGTTGAAACCCAGACTGATCAATCAAGTATGCTTGAACGGCAGAGTATAAGTGTACCACTCGTACAAAGTTCACTATCTTCACAAAATCCACCTGCAGAAGCAGAACCAGCAAGTACCCTGAGCAGGGAGACAGCCCGAGATGTGCAGCCTGAAAGGCAACAATCAGCCTCAGTGCTGGAGACTTCACTCCAAAGGATGCACCCTGATGACGACAGTCAAACAAAACATCAGCTGGAAACAGTTCTGTCACAGAGAGGTGAAACCTGTGGCCATTTAGGAGATGCTCGAGAGATAGTTGATGCTAATGATAGTAACACTGTTTGTGATGTTCGAGCCCATTTGGAATCTCCAATCTTTGCTACTCCACAAAGCCTGGTTATATGTCAAGGTTTGAGTGAGGTTGGAAGTCAGGGAAATATATCAAATATGTCTTCCCAACAGAGCACAGATCTGTCTGCCCAACAAAATCTAGCACCTTCACCACTTCCACCTGCAGAAGCAGAACGAACAGGTTTGCTTACCACACAGCCAGCTCAGAATTTCGAACCTGAATTGCAACCATCAACCTCATTGTTTGATTCTTCACTTGAAAGTAACAACATAAGTCAAACAGATTGTCAATCAGATCGAGCAGTTGTTTTCTTGCAGGAAGGTGCAACAACTCAACAACATTTACTTGATACCGGAGTTGTAGTTGATGACATTGTTGCCGAAGAGCCTTCACACTCAGAATCTCCAACTTACATCATTCATGAAACAGCTGCCTTGGTAGTTTCGACAGAAGTTGAAACTCAGACTTGTCAATCAAATATACCTATACAACAAAATACAAGCCACCCTGCCCAACAAAGTCCAGAAACTTCACGACATTCAATTGCAAGTCCTGTAGGTTTAGAGGCAACTCAGGAATTTCAGCCTGAAATGCAGCCATCAACCTCAGGTCAGGATCAATCTGAAGAGCTGGAACAAGAAGGTATGTCGAGCTCAGCAATTCAGGATTTACAGCCAGAAATGCAACCTCCAAACTCAGTGCAGGGTCAGTATCCAGGAGCAGTATTGTGCATTGCTGCAGCTGAAGATTTGCAGCCTTTAATGCAATCATCAACCCCAGTGCCAAATCAACTTGCAGAGGCAAATCAAGAAGGTATGTTGAGTGCTGCAGCAGCTCAGAATTTGCAATGTGAGACACAGAGATTAACCTCAACACAGGATGCTCCATTTGAAAGGACTGATCTGTCTGGTATTCCTGTGCCACGAAGTATTACTACTGCCCATCAAAGTGTAGTGCCTTCATGGGATCTGCAGACAGGAGTAGAACCAACGGGTGCTTTGTGCATGGAAACAACACATGAAAGGCAGTCTGAACTACCATCAGGTTCAATGCAAGAGCGATCTGCAGAAACAAGAGCAAACTTAGTGCAGCGATCTTGCACGACAGAAACTTGTGATTTGCAGCCCCAACTGGAGCCATCATCCACAATACAGACTGTCCAACTTGAAGGAATACGCTCTGAAGACATGAATCAGATAGGTGTTCAGTCCAACTCTGCACTAAGTTCTGAACAGCCCACCCAGCCTCTTCCAGTGGCACCATTAGTGTTTAATTATCAAAGATTTAGTGACGAACCTCTCAAAAATGAGCTGGAAAGATTAAAACATACCAGCAATGTTCTTAGTAAAGTTCATGAACAAAAG AGAAAACAACTCCTAGTGGAGTATAACCAAGAAATGGAGAAGCTAAAACAGAAATATGACTCATTACTTCAAAAGGAAGATTCTTTTTACGCTCAGAAGGAGGCAGAACTTGATACTATCTACAGGAAAGTCTTTATAAACCAATCACTGGCTGAGAATTTTCGAAGGAAATTCCTACCATTATCTGCAGCTCAAG GGGGATCCACGAGACCCACAATTGGGCAGCTGGTTCAGTCTTCTCAGGAACCATCTGCAAGGATTGTAGCAGAGCAAGTCACAGCATCACCAGTTACCTTGTCATCAGCAGTTCGACCACAGGTGCTTCATTCATCAGGACCATATGTGCAACCTTCACTGGTGGTTCAACCATCATCACAGGCTACCCAACCGGAGTCAATCTTACCTGGCAATATGTATAGAGCAATGTCATCATCACCTTTTAGTAGTACACCAATGCCTATGCCACATGGCACCTACAGAGCTGCTGGGGCACAACCGCGTGCTCCCTCTCCTCATCTCCAGCAGCTTAGGATGCCGTCACCTTATGCCACGAGTCATGGAAATCAGCACCAACGACCATCTATCCTAGCATCCCTACTGCCATTTGTGCTCCCATCTAGTTCAAATCCTAGCCTCACGGCACCCCCGTCATTGAACACGGTTGTTCACAGGACCTCAGGTCCACTGAATGCAGGTGCTGGAAGCCAGCACGCTGGATCTCAAATTTCAGGTGTCAATCCCTCAGGTTCTTCTGCATCAGCATCACCGAATACATGGCTAACAGCTAGGCTTGCGCTGACTAGTGAGGCCAGAGGGACGGTCTCCAGCACAGAGGTTGTGTGCCTTTCTGACGATGAATCGTAG